A genomic region of Trifolium pratense cultivar HEN17-A07 linkage group LG3, ARS_RC_1.1, whole genome shotgun sequence contains the following coding sequences:
- the LOC123914809 gene encoding uncharacterized protein LOC123914809, translated as MANNTLETTIALHSLRAPLDPCPITNEEKFLNDMRGSVKLPKMFADDFGNEICRIATLVDAKDNHLEVLVDKIDDDVYFTRGWASVRSFYEIRTGAWIVLIYSGFGHFGITIHDRLQCPITIPTFAPPMRLMIDRLHVPPYFVDDLSDNLDDLSYTHDDRFFDASFEKTLNYFDVSSGYLLLPYEGFGEYAFHQASTSIKLVDDYGNAWSCSLISVTFPCKHFKIGGQWSRLVAARRLTVGSTVTFGAQPDANNETIYLILDP; from the exons ATGGCAAACAATACTCTTGAAACCACCATTGCCTTACATTCTTTGAGAG CTCCTTTGGATCCTTGTCCCATAACAAATGAGGAAAAGTTTTTGAATGACATGAGG GGTTCTGTCAAGCTTCCAAAAATGTTTGCCGATGATTTTGGTAATGAGATATGTCGCATTGCAACTTTAGTTGATGCAAAAGATAATCACTTGGAAGTTTTAGTCGACAAGATTGACGACGATGTTTATTTTACTCGTGGTTGGGCTTCTGTGAGGAGTTTTTATGAGATACGTACCGGAGCTTGGATCGTGCTTATTTATTCGGGATTTGGGCATTTCGGAATTACTATCCATGATAGACTTCAATGCCCAATCACGATCCCAACATTCGCACCTCCAATGAGATTGATGATTGATAGGCTGCATGTTCCTCcttattttgttgatgatttgtCGGACAATCTCGATGATCTATCATACACCCATGATGATCGTTTTTTCGACGCATCGTTTGAGAAAACGTTGAATTACTTTGATGTTTCCAGTGGTTATTTG CTTTTACCATATGAGGGGTTTGGAGAATATGCATTTCATCAGGCAAGCACTTCTATCAAACTGGTTGATGACTACGGAAACGCTTGGTCTTGCAGTTTAATCAGCGTGACTTTTCCATGCAAACATTTCAAGATTGGTGGTCAGTGGAGTAGACTGGTTGCTGCAAGGAGACTGACTGTTGGTTCTACTGTTACTTTTGGTGCTCAGCCAGATGCTAACAATGAGactatttatcttattttagaTCCTTAG